GGCGGGGAGCCAAACGGGATGCTGGACCGCATTTTAGTGTACGTGGAGGCGGCGGACGTGGAGGAAAGCTCTTATCCCTGTATCGGAAGCCAGGTCAGGGTGCGGGGGGAATGCTCGGAGTTTGAGCCATCCCACAACCCGGGGGAGTTTGATTACCGGATGTATTACCGCTCCTTGAAGCTGAATTACCGGATGTTTGCATTCACATTTGAGCTTATGGACGGGGATTTTGGAGGGCTTTGGGACAGATACCGGGATGGGCTGCGCAGGTTCTCACTGTGGGCGTCCAAACGTTTGGAGATTCTTGTGGGTGAGGAGGATGCCGGGGTATTCCGGGCGGTGCTTTTGGGAGACAAGTCCGGTCTTTCAGAAAATATCCGGGACATGTATCAGAAAAATGGGATCGCCCATCTGCTGGCGGTCAGCGGCCTGCACCTGTCTTTGGTCAGTATGGCTGCTTACGGGCTGTGCCGCAGGCTGGGGGCCAGGTATGGAACGGCGGGCATAGCGGGCGGCTTCGTGCTATTGAGCTTTGCGCTTATGACAGGGGCATCCCCTTCGGTTGTGCGGGCGCTGATCATGGCGCTCTGCGGCTTTCTGGCGGCATATCTGGGCAGGACCTATGATCTGATGTCCGCGCTCGCTCTGTCTGCTCTGTGGCTTCTTTGGGACAGTCCCTATCTGCTGTTTCAGGCGGGGGTGCAGCTTTCCTTTGGTGCGGTCACCGGCATCGGCTGGCTGGCGGTCTGTCTGCAGAAAATATGCAGGAGCGGGAAGAGGACGGAGCAGGCGTTTTTACTCAGCGTCAGTATGCAGCTTGCGACATTGCCCCTGATCCTGTTCCATTTCTTCCAGTATCCGCTGTACGGTATCTTTTTGAATCTTCTGGTAGTCCCTCTGATGGGGATCGTGCTGGCTTCCGGCGCGGCAGGGATCGCGCTGGGGATTCTGAGCCTGTCAGCTGGCAGATTTGCAGCTGGGAGCGGGTGTGTGGTGCTGGGCTGGTATGAATGGTGCTGCAGCATATTTGAGAGGTTTCCGGGGAGCAGTGTGGTGTTGGGAAGGCCGGAGCTTTGGCAGATTGGGGCGTATTATGGGATATTGGCGTCTGCGGTGTGGATGGCAGGGAGAAGCAGTGCTGTGTTCGGCGGAGAGGCGGGGAACCGTGTTAAGTGCGGCGCTGAGATAGGAATCGGAGACGGTGGAGGAAGTGGAGAAAGTGCGGGCAGTGCAGAGAGCGGATGCGAGGCAGGGGGTGGAGCTGCCACAGGGGCTTTTTGTGTCGTGGTTTTACTTGTCGTGGTGCTGCTCCCGCTTCCAGTACGTGGTCTGGAAGTGACATTTCTGGATGTTTCACAGGGGGACGGTATCTGCCTGCGGACCGGCTGGTCGGCAAAGACTTTGGGAGACGGTCAGGCGCTTCCCGGACTGGCAGGGATGCGGCCGGCGGTGATTATGGTGGACGGCGGCAGCACGGACGAGAAAAATCTTGGAGAAGCCAGGCTGGAGCCGTTTTTAAAGAGCCGTGGAATCCGGACGGTGGATTACTGGATGGTGAGCCATGGAGATCAGGATCATATAAGCGGACTGGTATGGATGATGGAGGAATCCGGTGATATTGCGGTCCGGAATCTGGTCCTGCCTGCCGCTGGATATGGAGATAAAGTATATGACCGGCTCGCAGCGCTGGCAGAGAGACGGGGCGCTGCGGTGTCGTGGATGGAGCAGGATGACAGCTTTTCACTCGGACAGCTTAAAGTCACCTGCATTTATCCGGAGGAAACGAAGGAAGCTCCGCTGCCGGGATCGGTTGACCGGAATGAGCATTCTCTTGTGCTGCGTACGGATTATGGCGGCTTTCACATGCTTTTGACCGGCGATATGAGCGGGGACGGAGAAAAAAGGCTGATGCAGAAGTTAAAGGCCGGGACAGTGGGGGATATCCAGGTGTTGAAGGTTGCCCATCATGGTTCGAGATTTTCCAGTACGGAAGAGTGGCTGGCAGAGATACGGCCGGTATGGGCGGAGGTTTCCTATGGGGAAGACAACCGGTATGGTCATCCGCATAGAGAGACTATGGAACGGTTTGAAGAGCAGGATATTACGGTGTTCCAAACGGCGGAAAGCGGTGCTGTGATCCTGCGGACAGACGGGGAGGAGATAGCTTGGCAAGTCTGGATTCCGAAACGCTGACCGGTGTGAAAAAGAACCGAAAAGAAACCGGAAGAGAAGACGAAAAAAAGAGAAATAAGAAATCCGCATATAAACTTGCGAACCTTATGGTAGAATGGTATAATTTTTTAGTACCAAAACAGGCATCAAAACACTTCATAGAAAAAGAAAGGCAAAGGAACAGACCTGACATGAGACTGGAATATTTAGAGTATTTTGCCAGAGTAGCCCAATATAAGTCCATAAACAAGGCCGCTAAGGAGTTGTTTATCACCCAGCCGGCCCTGACCTCGGCGCTTCAGTCTCTGGAGGAGGAACTGGGCTTCAAGCTGTTTTCCAGGTCCTATCACGGTGTTTTATTGACCCCTAACGGCCAGAAAGTGCTTGAGGATGCGAAAAAGATCCTGTCCATATGCGGAAAATGGAAGGAACTGGCTAGTGCTCCGAACGGTATGTTCGGTCAGGTACATATCGTGGCCAACCCCGCGGCTTACAGTGGGATGGTCATGCCGATCGTCCTGGATTTACAGACCGCATACCCGGAGATCGATATATTTCCCTATGAGGCCAAAAATCAGAACATCCCGGACTATTTGCTCAACAACACGGCCTCTATTGGAATTTTGTCCGTGCTGGCGGAAGAGGAAAAAGGGCTTTTAAAGCTGGCGAAAAGAAACAACTGGCAGTGTGAGAAGCTGTATGAGGATCACTGCTGTGTATTTATCAGCACCCAAAATCCTTTGGCGCAGCGGGATTATCTGCTGTTAAAGGACTTATCCTCCCTGGTCTTAGCCATGTATCCGGAGCAGGATGACACCATAGCGTCCCCGGTGTTCAGCAAATACTTTGCCAAGGAGCAGTATTTCAGGCTCAGCAATCTGGGACTGATCATGCAGATGATCACAGAGGACCGGGCCGCCGGAGTATTCCCGAACCTGATGATGTCCAATTATAAATGTGTCATGGACGAGGCGGTAAAGGCAATGCCGGTCTGCGATTTTGTCCAGCCCCTGACCTACTATGTCATCTGTCACAAGCAGGAGCTTTTATCAGAAGCCTGTGAGAAAACCATGGAGCTGGTTAAGGAATACTGCCGATCGATCACCAGCCAGCTGAAAGAGAATAAAAATGCCGTATGTGCCTGCCAAAACGTCTCTTTAAAGACGAATAACGGAAAAGAAGCATAAAAAACGCCCGTGGTTTCTTCCTGTATGAAACCACGGGCATGATTTTATGCTTCTACCTTTGCGATGGCGGCGCAGTCCTCTTCATCATAAGGAGCAGCGTTTTTATACAATTCATAAGCACGTCTGGAGAGCGGAAGGGGCAGATCTCCCGCCATGTCCAGGGCAATGGCCATATCCTTGCGGAGCAGCTTTAAAGCAAAGGTGGGTTCAAAATCTTCCTTTACCATCTTCATGAAATTCCTGGTAAACTGGGTGGAGCCTCCGGCCCCGTCGCTCATGACCTCCATA
This portion of the Clostridium sp. AN503 genome encodes:
- a CDS encoding ComEC/Rec2 family competence protein, giving the protein MTIKRPLLLLTGGFVLGEVLILQKSVVMELLTAAALAAVCCVLVRSAAAAWTGRRQVFLLQQNRLQRKRWKGRSLWLWLLPLFICAGALRAQYVRGQCEKEILMDLGDKTVEICGKVSEASEKGEWVVLTLENGEVRTVPGGEPNGMLDRILVYVEAADVEESSYPCIGSQVRVRGECSEFEPSHNPGEFDYRMYYRSLKLNYRMFAFTFELMDGDFGGLWDRYRDGLRRFSLWASKRLEILVGEEDAGVFRAVLLGDKSGLSENIRDMYQKNGIAHLLAVSGLHLSLVSMAAYGLCRRLGARYGTAGIAGGFVLLSFALMTGASPSVVRALIMALCGFLAAYLGRTYDLMSALALSALWLLWDSPYLLFQAGVQLSFGAVTGIGWLAVCLQKICRSGKRTEQAFLLSVSMQLATLPLILFHFFQYPLYGIFLNLLVVPLMGIVLASGAAGIALGILSLSAGRFAAGSGCVVLGWYEWCCSIFERFPGSSVVLGRPELWQIGAYYGILASAVWMAGRSSAVFGGEAGNRVKCGAEIGIGDGGGSGESAGSAESGCEAGGGAATGAFCVVVLLVVVLLPLPVRGLEVTFLDVSQGDGICLRTGWSAKTLGDGQALPGLAGMRPAVIMVDGGSTDEKNLGEARLEPFLKSRGIRTVDYWMVSHGDQDHISGLVWMMEESGDIAVRNLVLPAAGYGDKVYDRLAALAERRGAAVSWMEQDDSFSLGQLKVTCIYPEETKEAPLPGSVDRNEHSLVLRTDYGGFHMLLTGDMSGDGEKRLMQKLKAGTVGDIQVLKVAHHGSRFSSTEEWLAEIRPVWAEVSYGEDNRYGHPHRETMERFEEQDITVFQTAESGAVILRTDGEEIAWQVWIPKR
- a CDS encoding LysR family transcriptional regulator is translated as MRLEYLEYFARVAQYKSINKAAKELFITQPALTSALQSLEEELGFKLFSRSYHGVLLTPNGQKVLEDAKKILSICGKWKELASAPNGMFGQVHIVANPAAYSGMVMPIVLDLQTAYPEIDIFPYEAKNQNIPDYLLNNTASIGILSVLAEEEKGLLKLAKRNNWQCEKLYEDHCCVFISTQNPLAQRDYLLLKDLSSLVLAMYPEQDDTIASPVFSKYFAKEQYFRLSNLGLIMQMITEDRAAGVFPNLMMSNYKCVMDEAVKAMPVCDFVQPLTYYVICHKQELLSEACEKTMELVKEYCRSITSQLKENKNAVCACQNVSLKTNNGKEA